TCGATAAGAGTCTGTTTCACTTGATCCTCACGAAGTTCTTGATCTTTTGGCTTGCCTTATCTGCTAGCCACTGCCTCACCTCTGCGATCATTCGGCTTTCAACTGCCACATAATCGTTGAGTTGGTTAATGGGAAGTCTGCCATTGGCAAGGAGGATTCGAGCGATCTCGCTATCGCTAGGATTGCGCCGTATCAGCCCAAGCAGCGCGTAAAAATCCTCGTCCTGGCGAAAGTCACGCTTGAGCACGTCATAGCCGTAGGTCTCATTATCCAAGTTTGCAACATGCAGACTTGCTCTTCGGAAGATACAAGGAACGCATCGTCCGCAAGCGCCTGCATTGCGCACGTCCCAGTGAACATTGTGGCCTGATTTAGCACATGAATTCGTCAGTTCGCATCCGTCCTTGAGCAACTCTTGAGCTTTGCAGTCCCGTACCATTTCGCCCTTTGTATAGAGGGCGTAGGGATTACTCACCTCATGTTGGATGCCGACGGCATCCAATACCTTTTGAATTGAGGATAGAAAGTGAGGGTGAACCGTTCTCGTGCTGCATGATCCACGCCTGCTCGGATTGAGCGGCATATTGAGGGCGATTGGGCCGTTTTCGGGTATCCAGACAGCCGTATTCGCTCCAACCTTGCTTGCGGCTAGAATAGCGATGCCAAGAAAGGAAAATGATCGGCTTCTGAAGTTGAGATCAAATTTGAAATCGGCTTGCCACTCCTCGGAAGTGGGTTGCGAAAGACGCTCTGGCTTCTGCACTCCAATCCGCATTTGGAGGTGTCGAATTCTCTTGGGAAAATGCGTTTCAAGCAGATCTAGTAGCCTGTCTTGATCACTTGCGGGACCGGGCACCTTTCCGTCATAGTGGCTTGCAAACAGAAACCGATTAGAGTGCTCCGACAGGAGATCCAAGGCACCGATAAAGGAATCTAACCCACCCGAAAGCAGGCTGACCACTGGTGACGAAGGGAAACCTTTGGGAGAGCGGCGATTCCTTCGCCTCCGAATCAATCGACTTGTTGTTGAGACAAATTCAAACCGCCAGTGATCCCCCGTGAGGAAGGAAATGCTTTGTGCAAGCAATTCCGAGGCAGAATTCCATCTATCGGC
This genomic window from Prosthecobacter fusiformis contains:
- the qatC gene encoding Qat anti-phage system QueC-like protein QatC, which encodes MKVEVQIHPVEALHEFAKTELVIASLDAKLQLDLNIEPFLKFSWTASPVVLDLLLISAVVYAADKAISREHFEDRWTRTIDVSIPVHDADRWNSASELLAQSISFLTGDHWRFEFVSTTSRLIRRRRNRRSPKGFPSSPVVSLLSGGLDSFIGALDLLSEHSNRFLFASHYDGKVPGPASDQDRLLDLLETHFPKRIRHLQMRIGVQKPERLSQPTSEEWQADFKFDLNFRSRSFSFLGIAILAASKVGANTAVWIPENGPIALNMPLNPSRRGSCSTRTVHPHFLSSIQKVLDAVGIQHEVSNPYALYTKGEMVRDCKAQELLKDGCELTNSCAKSGHNVHWDVRNAGACGRCVPCIFRRASLHVANLDNETYGYDVLKRDFRQDEDFYALLGLIRRNPSDSEIARILLANGRLPINQLNDYVAVESRMIAEVRQWLADKASQKIKNFVRIK